Proteins found in one Natronococcus occultus SP4 genomic segment:
- the gcvPB gene encoding aminomethyl-transferring glycine dehydrogenase subunit GcvPB, protein MQQHDQAVWNDTNTDGYEPLLSEKDQTAIDVEYEGLPDDLTRETLELPSLSEPEVARHYTRLSQMNYGIDSGPYPLGSCTMKYNPRFTEDVAARSEAAVHPDRAEESVQGTLQLYHELQEYLGRIGGMDAVTLQPPAGAAGEFTGILVAKAYHERNGEGEQRSEVIVPASAHGTNFASAAMAGYDVVELPGDEDGRVDLDALRSAVGEETAALMLTNPNTLGLFERDIEEIADLVHDAGGLLYYDGANLNALLGRARPGDMGFDIMHYNVHKTFATPHGGGGPGAGPIGVTAELESFLPTPQIEEKDGEYELIEPAHSVGKVHGAMGNWLVLIKAHAYICRLGDEGLKDTSAKAVLNANYLASQIDLEIPFGPFHHEFVASAGELDAADFAKRMLDYGVHPPTTKWPEIVSEALMTEPTEAESKTTLDQLAAAFNAVASEEEATIAAAPEKTSARYIDQTSAARSPQLSWHALSSDE, encoded by the coding sequence ATGCAACAACACGATCAGGCCGTCTGGAACGACACGAACACGGACGGGTACGAGCCGCTTCTCTCCGAGAAAGACCAGACCGCGATCGACGTCGAATACGAGGGACTACCCGACGATCTTACCAGAGAGACGCTAGAGTTGCCGTCCCTTTCCGAGCCGGAGGTCGCTCGCCACTATACGCGACTCTCGCAGATGAACTACGGGATCGACAGCGGCCCGTATCCGCTGGGATCGTGCACGATGAAGTACAACCCCAGGTTCACCGAGGACGTCGCAGCCCGGTCCGAAGCTGCGGTACACCCCGATCGAGCCGAAGAGTCCGTGCAGGGGACACTGCAGCTCTATCACGAACTACAGGAGTACCTCGGCCGAATCGGCGGAATGGACGCAGTAACGCTGCAACCACCAGCCGGAGCTGCGGGTGAATTTACGGGGATCCTGGTAGCCAAAGCGTACCACGAACGGAACGGTGAAGGCGAGCAGCGATCGGAAGTTATCGTCCCTGCAAGCGCCCACGGCACGAACTTCGCCAGCGCCGCGATGGCCGGTTACGACGTGGTCGAGCTACCGGGTGACGAGGACGGTCGCGTCGATCTGGATGCGCTGAGATCCGCCGTCGGTGAAGAGACGGCTGCACTCATGCTGACGAACCCGAATACGCTCGGTCTCTTCGAACGCGATATCGAAGAGATAGCAGATCTCGTCCACGACGCGGGCGGACTGTTGTACTACGATGGGGCCAACCTGAATGCGCTTCTCGGCCGTGCCCGACCTGGGGATATGGGGTTCGACATCATGCACTACAACGTCCACAAAACATTCGCGACGCCCCACGGCGGTGGCGGTCCGGGAGCCGGTCCGATCGGAGTGACAGCGGAACTGGAGTCGTTCCTTCCGACCCCGCAAATCGAAGAGAAAGACGGGGAGTACGAGCTAATCGAACCTGCGCACTCGGTAGGAAAGGTTCACGGTGCGATGGGTAACTGGTTAGTTCTGATCAAGGCGCATGCGTATATCTGCCGGTTGGGTGACGAAGGACTGAAAGATACGAGCGCAAAAGCGGTCCTCAACGCGAACTATCTCGCTTCGCAGATCGATCTCGAGATTCCGTTCGGGCCGTTCCATCACGAGTTCGTCGCGAGTGCGGGCGAACTAGACGCGGCAGACTTCGCAAAGCGGATGCTCGATTACGGCGTCCATCCGCCGACGACGAAGTGGCCCGAGATCGTCTCCGAAGCGCTCATGACAGAACCAACTGAAGCGGAGAGCAAAACGACGCTCGATCAGTTAGCTGCCGCGTTCAACGCCGTGGCCAGTGAAGAGGAAGCGACCATCGCGGCTGCACCGGAGAAGACCAGCGCTCGCTATATCGACCAGACAAGCGCTGCCCGAAGTCCACAGCTTTCCTGGCATGCGTTGTCCAGCGACGAATAG